In Uranotaenia lowii strain MFRU-FL chromosome 2, ASM2978415v1, whole genome shotgun sequence, one genomic interval encodes:
- the LOC129747339 gene encoding uncharacterized protein LOC129747339 isoform X2 yields MNDDVDGNLLMEVGNCLSQFDSNVSALLQILNHVTSETAEYRLLQDDIRRLESASQIMCTSLDRTFTIISTVVNDITDKTDENQRLKVQLRNADQKLNSQERRIAELESQQATIKHQALGQFESVSWIGCTMGALLWKLCKNHDSVKSTIGTDCLRDFLGLANCVLSSFVARQSSGLQISPETDDYNFLASICGVLTNVAAFPEGRVHLSGETDGLLLVNSLLHAMDLFQMPGGRVLKRMSLTFVYNICLEENGARFVMSDENRLKNVIKCLNPTNTEDILALSIGLLIRLIKSAPDYRERAEISHKIPKAIVKQIVRINNQQLKETAEHLVELIEYDWVEAAIRKMKQSI; encoded by the exons ATGAATGACGATGTTGATGGAAATCTCCTG ATGGAGGTGGGTAACTGCTTGTCTCAGTTCGATAGCAATGTTTCTGCGCTGCTTCAAATACTAAACCACGTGACATCTGAAACGGCTGAGTACCGACTGTTGCAAGATGATATCCGTCGATTGGAATCGGCTAGCCAGATTATGTGCACTTCTTTGGATCGAACCTTCACAATAATTTCCACCGTTGTTAATG ATATAACggacaaaactgacgaaaatcAGCGCTTGAAAGTTCAGCTTAGGAACGCGGACCAAAAATTGAACTCACAAGAGAGACGCATCGCTGAGTTGGAGAGCCAACAAGCAACTATTAAACA CCAGGCCCTGGGACAGTTCGAGTCTGTTTCCTGGATCGGTTGCACCATGGGAGCGTTGCTGTGGAAGTTGTGCAAAAATCACGATAGCGTTAAGTCCACCATTGGAACGGACTGCTTGCGAGATTTCCTCGGGTTGGCCAACTGCGTGCTGAGTAGCTTTGTAGCACGCCAGTCTTCCGGTTTGCAAATATCACCCGAAACGGATGACTATAACTTCCTGGCATCGATCTGTGGGGTTCTCACAAATGTGGCAGCCTTCCCGGAAG gtAGAGTTCACTTGTCCGGAGAAACGGATGGGCTACTTTTGGTAAACAGTTTGCTTCATGCTATGGACCTGTTCCAGATGCCAGGCGGCCGAGTGTTGAAGCGAATGTCTTTGACATTCGTTTACAATATTTGTTTGGAGGAGAACGGAGCGCGTTTTGTTATGAGTGACGAAAATCGACTGAAAAACGTTATCAAATGTTTAAACCCTACCAATACCGAGGACATTCTGGCACTCTCAATCGGTCTGTTAATAAGATTGATCAAAAGTGCACCAGACTATCGAGAGCGAGCGGAAATATCGCATAAAATACCGAAAGCAATCGTCAAGCAGATTGTCCGaatcaacaatcaacagctCAAAGAAACGGCTGAACATTTGGTGGAACTCATAGAGTACGATTGGGTTGAAGCAGCGATacgaaaaatgaaacaatcCATTTGA
- the LOC129747340 gene encoding NF-kappa-B-repressing factor-like has translation MKVEAKTDKTKRKLSRKQKIVNRFINSWVESDNNTLKQTESFNKNVKPNEDENSNVNSAVAQFQDPHLDPANIERIRNVIGYMYNDDRISLKLTFEQAGLLLEPTYDEKSKIFRFLVNDKEICQASGEQQEAHTKARNKLVEILNYYCYTVKRLKEFHTRRNVFQKIIANQPNDKHKFKDNALKEGNIGFQMLQKQGWTGGSLGASENGILEPIGVKKKTDKSGLGAVEEPQGPQKIPLEAFFLAIKRYASGNALYDLVFSTQFSKHQVIKLKDYASTLKLFPQIIGKKKQLVISKKLTISQIKIGVIKGHSDLCAKYAVIPPLCEKYK, from the exons atgaaagtaGAAGCTAAAACCGACAAAACCAAGCGGAAACTgtctagaaaacaaaaaattgtgaacCGATTTATTAACAGCTGGGTAGAAAGTGATAACAACACATTAAAACAAACAGAAtcattcaataaaaatgtaaagCCAAACGAAGATGAGAATTCAAATGTAAATTCGGCTGTCGCACAGTTTCAAGACCCACATCTGGATCCAGCTAACATCGAAAGAATTCGGAATGTCATCGGATACATGTACAACGATGATAGAATATCACTCAAGTTAACTTTTGAACAGGCTGGTTTATTGCTTGAACCGACCTACGAtgagaaaagtaaaatttttagattctTGGTCAATGATAAGGAAATCTGCCAGGCCTCTGGAGAACAACAAGAAGCACACACCAAAGCTCGTAACAAGTTGGTGGAAATCCTAAACTACTATTGCTACACCGTCAAG AGATTGAAGGAATTTCACACTCGAAGAAATGTTTTCCAAAAGATAATAgcaaatcagccgaatgataaACACAAGTTCAAGGACAATGCCCTAAAGGAGGGGAACATTGGTTTCCAGATGCTTCAGAAGCAAGGTTGGACCGGTGGCTCCCTGGGTGCCAGCGAGAATGGCATTTTGGAACCGATAGGAGTCAAAAAGAAGACGGACAAATCTGGTCTTGGAGCTGTCGAGGAACCACAAGGTCCGCAAAAGATTCCTCTGGAAGCATTCTTTTTGGCAATCAAACGATACGCTTCCGGAAATGCTTTGTACGACCTTGTATTCAGCACCCAGTTTTCCAAACATCAAGTTATCAAATTGAAAGA CTACGCTTCTACGCTTAAACTGTTTCCTCAAATAATTGGAAAGAAGAAGCAATTGGTTATTAGCAAAAAACTAACTATTAGTCAGATAAAAATCGGAGTAATTAAAGGTCACTCGGACCTTTGCGCCAAATACGCAGTTATTCCGCCATTATGTGAGAAATATAAGTAA
- the LOC129747339 gene encoding uncharacterized protein LOC129747339 isoform X1, which produces MNDDVDGNLLMEVGNCLSQFDSNVSALLQILNHVTSETAEYRLLQDDIRRLESASQIMCTSLDRTFTIISTVVNDITDKTDENQRLKVQLRNADQKLNSQERRIAELESQQATIKQTFLSQALGQFESVSWIGCTMGALLWKLCKNHDSVKSTIGTDCLRDFLGLANCVLSSFVARQSSGLQISPETDDYNFLASICGVLTNVAAFPEGRVHLSGETDGLLLVNSLLHAMDLFQMPGGRVLKRMSLTFVYNICLEENGARFVMSDENRLKNVIKCLNPTNTEDILALSIGLLIRLIKSAPDYRERAEISHKIPKAIVKQIVRINNQQLKETAEHLVELIEYDWVEAAIRKMKQSI; this is translated from the exons ATGAATGACGATGTTGATGGAAATCTCCTG ATGGAGGTGGGTAACTGCTTGTCTCAGTTCGATAGCAATGTTTCTGCGCTGCTTCAAATACTAAACCACGTGACATCTGAAACGGCTGAGTACCGACTGTTGCAAGATGATATCCGTCGATTGGAATCGGCTAGCCAGATTATGTGCACTTCTTTGGATCGAACCTTCACAATAATTTCCACCGTTGTTAATG ATATAACggacaaaactgacgaaaatcAGCGCTTGAAAGTTCAGCTTAGGAACGCGGACCAAAAATTGAACTCACAAGAGAGACGCATCGCTGAGTTGGAGAGCCAACAAGCAACTATTAAACA AACCTTCCTTAGCCAGGCCCTGGGACAGTTCGAGTCTGTTTCCTGGATCGGTTGCACCATGGGAGCGTTGCTGTGGAAGTTGTGCAAAAATCACGATAGCGTTAAGTCCACCATTGGAACGGACTGCTTGCGAGATTTCCTCGGGTTGGCCAACTGCGTGCTGAGTAGCTTTGTAGCACGCCAGTCTTCCGGTTTGCAAATATCACCCGAAACGGATGACTATAACTTCCTGGCATCGATCTGTGGGGTTCTCACAAATGTGGCAGCCTTCCCGGAAG gtAGAGTTCACTTGTCCGGAGAAACGGATGGGCTACTTTTGGTAAACAGTTTGCTTCATGCTATGGACCTGTTCCAGATGCCAGGCGGCCGAGTGTTGAAGCGAATGTCTTTGACATTCGTTTACAATATTTGTTTGGAGGAGAACGGAGCGCGTTTTGTTATGAGTGACGAAAATCGACTGAAAAACGTTATCAAATGTTTAAACCCTACCAATACCGAGGACATTCTGGCACTCTCAATCGGTCTGTTAATAAGATTGATCAAAAGTGCACCAGACTATCGAGAGCGAGCGGAAATATCGCATAAAATACCGAAAGCAATCGTCAAGCAGATTGTCCGaatcaacaatcaacagctCAAAGAAACGGCTGAACATTTGGTGGAACTCATAGAGTACGATTGGGTTGAAGCAGCGATacgaaaaatgaaacaatcCATTTGA